GAtcttttttatacacacacacacacacatatatatatatatatatatatatatatatatatatatatatatatatatatatatatatatatatatatatcactattacAATGAGACAAATAAAAGTAGCTTAACGTGAAtctaataatatttcaaaattacatatacatgcacgcaCTGCAGCGAAAGAATTACAAGCCGGGAATTATTTTTACAGAACTTAATGTTTGCCTTCGAAATTATAGTATGTAGTATCTAGTGTTACCACATTTGGGCGATTTTGCGTTTGGTCCCATCTCGGGCCAAATCAGTTGCAACACATGGCCgttgttttataaacaaaaagctGCGAGTGTTGGGTCCTATTGCTCACTCACTGTAAACAGATCTGGAGTCCTTATAAACTTTTTCCAAGTCAGTTGCTTTtgtatataactgaaatatatatatatatatatatatatatatatatatatatatatatatatatatatatatatatatatatatatatatatatatatatatatatatatatatatatatatatacctttaagaCTTGTTGTGAGAGCAAATTATTTCCATTCCCCCATCctacaaacaaaatgtttttgcaGCAGTTCATTGCAGTGCAGTTCTGGCAGGATATTTATTAGCAGCACTGTAACAACCATGTAACTCCTGAGTCTTTAAAATGTACCTTGTCAtgcaaacacattttatatatatatatatatatatatatatatatatatatatatcatgttgcTGTTTGCTCAAAAGCGATTTCCGTTTTATCTTCAGAGCATAACCGGTCTGCCCTTGAATTAATTTATTCGAATGACATCATCGTGATCTGGAAGCCAGAATTTCCAGTCAGTGTTGAGGTGTCTGACTTTGTTCTCTGCCGCCCTTACTAAATTAATACGCTGTACTTCTCAATTCCATCAGCGGCATCTATTCCTCCTCTCTCAACTGTTGCCCCCTAACACCCAGGTCCTCCCGTATACCTTCCTTTTCCCGCTAGACCACTTGGCCTCTGCTTTGATAAGCCTCCACTTTTATTTATCCGCCCTAGGGGTTTTAAGTGAGGTATCAGTTTCTCGTGGAGCTCGCTCTCgggatacatattttttttattagggcgTTTCTTTTGCAGACTTCAAATTTGTTTGTTCCATTcgaatatatgaatgtatttaccGAGAGTATTTGCCCTTATTTCACTAGGTTCCTGTAATAAAATCAAACTCTTTGTTGCTCGTTATTTTTCATATTGGGCTTTTCATTACATTTACGTGCACTGGAAACGTATATGTACGCTACAGAATGTtaggtttacattttttttactttgttggaACAAATTATTCACGATTTTCAGTTGAGCAGAGATagaactttatatgtatttaggTGATTTCCGAGACAtgacaaaaatacttttttattcctAACTTTGAAATACCAAGTTCGTTGCAACTTTTGCGAGTTGCAATGGCAATGAAAAGTCGtccaattacattttttttatccaaataggATAATGCACCTGCTTTTGAATGGAAAACTTCTCGAGGCGGGCGGAGGTTACTGTTTGAACAGTCATAATAAATGTAGCCCCTGGCTAGTTTTAATGGTCAGCTGAAGCGCAAGTGGCCATTTTAGTCGTTCATTTTTTACGCGACTGTTCATTTCCCACATTTGCCAGGCAACCTTACGAAGTCCATTGAAGACGAGATTTGTTACCGTTGCGACTGCCTTtccttcttatctttattttgttagCTCAAGAAATCCATCTTCAGATTTGTGTAGACTTTTTTTGTGGAATGTTTGTGCTTCGGTTTAGCCTCGGGGTAGAGTTTGGGGGAATGGTGTAGGGGGTTGGGCGTCTGATCCCCATCACGTCCGCATGTGGGTGACTTCGGTGAGGTGGCTGAAAAGGTGAGTTTTGAATGGCGGCGAGTCGGTCTTAGTCTCAGAGGGTGATAGACTCGCTGTCTGTTTCTCCTGGGCCTGTAGTGTGTTTGGGATTGTAGTGTGGGCTGTGGGCTGTGGTCCTGTGGACGGTTTTCGTTTCGCAGTTGCGCTCTGGGCTCTGGTACGAGAGGATAGTGCTGCTGCCCGGTCTGTGGCGTGGTGCCCACATGGGTTTATCTTAACATTACCAAGACAGTGAGTGTTCATTCACAGGGGAAATTGTGATGTTGTTGAATCGTTCTTCCATAGTTGTGATGAATATGTGTCGTTTGAATGTTTTAACGTTTTCATACGGTCATTTGCAATGCAAATAATTTATCAGGTATGAAAAATCTGGCAAATAGGTCCAGGCAGTGTTTAGTGATCGGAAGTGTCGTTACCGCTGAAGATGATCTTAACCGAGGGATTTGAACTTCTCGGGGAAAGCCCTCGTGAACGGGTCACTGGATGCGGCGTGCCCTTGCCATGTCTGAAAGGGGCGGACTCGCCCACGTTAATCCGCCGAAGGGCGTTCTCCTTGCACAAGGTACGCGATGACCGGTCTCCCGTTCAGTTGTCGGGTATCCAGAGAAAGCCTTCGGAAGCCGCAAGGGCGGTTCCCAAAAGTGGAGGGGCGATacggagggcctcgacgaggctTACCAAAAGTGTCAAAAAGGCCGCTTTGAGGCGATGTCGAAGTGAACGAATGCTGAGTGCGTCTTCAGAAGGGAAGACGCGGCCGGAAATCTCTTGGCCCCAGCCCGTGATGCATACCCAAggcgatggtggtggtggtggtggtggtagctGTTGGCCTCTCTACCGTGAGAACATCTCCCCCCATCCGCCGCCTCCTCTATACGATGTCCCTCCCGCCCCGCGGTGGGTTCCCTTGTGTCATGGGGCGCTTTCCGCCCCGAACAAGCTTAGACGCTCCTGCAGCGCCATGTTAATCGATCAAATTACAAATTCTACTCTAGAAATCTATAATAAAGATGTGTCTGACTGTCGGAGAGAGGAAATTAATTCAGGAATAAGGAGAAATACAGTGTCGATTGTAAATGGCGTGAAGCCCGCCAGTAAAAATCCCCGCAGAAGGCAGCCAAAACATTATTGTAATCCAAATGTTTACCCACGTAACAGCTGTGTAGCCACGAAGGATCTGTGGTACAACAAGCTTAGTCAGGTGAtgacggaggagagagagaaggagcagcCAACCACTACAATACAAGTTACATATTATGATCCCGTTAACAGCATTGATTTTGTAAGTATATTTAATCAAGGTGGCCTTATGCTTTATATCTGGATAATCACTTTTTTATTGGCTTTATTAAGATGGCACGACAAACTACGATtccccttttttaaaattttttacttggtttgtaCTGAAGATTGTTAGGTTTGCAAAATGTTGAACTTCAACTTGTCACAGTTCTTCCGAACCCCGTGAATCTTTAAGAAGTTGAGTGGTTGCTGTAATGACACTAAAGTTTTGCCCATACCTATGgaaatgcaattaattttaaTGAGGATTTTAGCTTGTAGAAAAAGGTGTCCAGGATCCGGCAGAAAGGAAAAGTTGTCTAGGGAAGGTTTGGtgatttttaactatttattgaCATTAAAGAATTTACGGATTTATTAAGTCTAAAGTTAACGGTACACTGTATGCTAgtcattttaataatgataataactgggTACGGAAAATACAAGGGCATCCTAATACCACAGAGATGGTTTTCATGCCCAAGTCAGTGCCACTCTTTATACCCAGCCCAGCTTTATGGGGATAAGAATTCTGTCCGTTAAATATTTTCTTGCTTAATGTGCTAAttgataatacataattttttagaAAAGTCTTTTTTAAAGCTTGATTCAATATATAATTAGTTATTAAAACAATGTCATTTATAATTGGTTATTGAAGTAGTTAATGCTTTGAATTTAAAACGTTTCAGAGTCCATTTAGTTACCGGTAATTTGTTTTTGAGGGATCCAGTATTAGGTTAATCCTTTCATTAGAATTTAAGTTTCGTGGATAATGAATtaagtatttttcataactttttttgttgagtatatttattcatgaaagttCTGAAGGGTATTATATAACATTAAGATTCTTTTACGGCCTCTGGTACTTGAAAGGTTATAAATCAGTGTGGGTATGGTTTAGCAAACATTGGGGTTATTTTATTTACAAGGGCATGGATTTTCTTAACTGccgaatgtttttcttttactgagtAACTATTTTAGCCGCAAGTAAACTTTTGAATATGTCACCAGATCTGTACGTTGTAATTTCTTGAACGTGCACttgcatataaaaattttagCAAGATTAAAATTGCCAACAAAGATAGCACAAGAATTTAACAATGCCTAGAAACTTATTCCAAATTTTCTTTCCTCAGAGCAAAACTGTTAATATTGGGTCGACGACCACGGCACGGGAGTGTGTTTCCTTGACTTTAGACCACTTGGAAATGGGGGATGCCGATTCGTCGCAATTCCAACTGTGGGTGAAGACTGGTGTGGATGATTCTCCATACCCACTAATAGGTCATGAATTTCCTTTTGCCATCAAGATGAATTGTGTCCGCGACCTTCTGCAAGACTGTGACACAGAACAATGCAATAATTTATACAATACTGAATTGGTAACCCGCTGCCAGTTCATCTTGAGACAAGCAAGAAAATTATCCTTTGAGTCTCCCGAAGGAATGAAGAAGGTTTCTAAGAAAGCCAGGAAGAGTCCTATCCGCATCCACAGGGTCTTCAAAAGATCGAACAGCAAGGGAGACTCCTTAGACGGGGGCGTCAATAACTGTACAGGTGTTCTGTACGGTCGGTCACTAATGAAGTTGGTGGAACCCGACATGATGTTACCCAAACCTGTCATGGTAAGAAATTAGTTGTTCTTTGTCATCATAAACAGTGTCAGCTTTTCCTCTTTATGGGGTTAGATGAAAAACCAGGGCTCTCTGTTGTCGTGTGCACTTTCTCCTTGAATTCCCATCAGGGGTAGGTCTTCATCCATAATTGGAGGTGCTTCCACTTGTGCAGTTTCAGACTTACTGTTCCCTGTCTTTTCTAAACATACAGTATGTCCAAGCCATCTTGGAATGTTTTCCATCCCTTGGTCACTATGATCTTCATGTCAATTCCTCGTTTGTAAATGTCATTCCCAATGCACTCTTATGAATCTTAACATTATATTGCCATGacttttcaaaatcatctttTGTCAATGCTCGTATTTCCCTGCTAATGGGAAATTTTCATTCATCCGTATTCCATGCTTTTGATCGTGGctatatctctctcactctctaaaGCTTTACCGTCTACTACAGCAGCTTctccaccgccccccccccttcctcatCTCTTAAAAACCTCCCCATCTACtaaaagtttttctctctcgTGAAAAGCTCCCCATCTACTATGACAGCCCTCTCAACTCCCCCCTTCCtcaatttctcttttaataaattttggcCTTGGGAAATTTaggtatattttgtaataatcctGAGCATCTGTTAGGCTCATTCAAGTACTGGTGTATGTGCATTGAAAGGGTTTTTAATTGTGACCAAGCACTTAGGCTTTTTCTTTGGACTGTACTTATCAACTTTTAACAGCAATGTCAACCACAATGAAGTCGTTAGGATCTAGATACATTGCCAACAAAAAAGCTGCTCCTATGAATGTTGAATGTTATTTAATTCGATTGTTAAAGTAGCCTATATTAAACGTCATGGGGCAATTACTGGTATTTCCTTTAGCTTATTTACTCTGGTTCTTTGCTTTTGGTCAGAGGAAAATTATTTAATGTGTGATGTTAGTATTATAAAAAGACTTTTCAGTTGTATTCAGTTGTGTgtttaaattgaaattattttaatggtGAGCAAGTAAGTTTAATTTCACTTGGATAAATATAGCGATCAGCTCGCAAAATAACTGGACAACACTATTTTTAATGTCTTGTTAAAGCATAATTAGTCTTTTCAGAAACTTAGATGTACTGCAATTAGCAATTGTAAATTGAATTTATTCTGTGGTATTGCACTGTTTTGAGGTTAATACATTTAAATACTATTacgaaaaacaaatttattcagtattgttggtgtatgtgtatatttgatgttaattataaattatacatcTACCTTGTTTTCTTACAGGACATGCTGACTCAACTGTTCCTCAAGGGACCCTTCACAGTTGGAATCTTCAGAAAATCAGCAAATGCTCGGTTGGTGAGAGAACTTAGAGAAAAATTGGATAGCGGAGATGTAGAGGGAACTGTCGATCTCGACAATGTACAAATCACTGTTGTGGCAGCACTTTTGAAAGAGTTTCTTCGTTCAATGCCAGACTGCTTGCTTGTGTCTGATTTATATGAAGAGTGGCTTGAGTTAACCCATATAGCAGGATTTAGAGAGCGCATTTCACAAACACTCTTATTGTGTTCTAGACTTCCTCGAGCACATCTTAAACTTCTGCAACATTTCCTTTGTGTTTTGCACCATATTGTCCGTCGTGCATCTGAAAATATGATGTCTGCATCTAATCTAGCTGTATGTGTaggaccatctattttgtggccATCATCTCCAGTTTTAGCATTGAGCCCAGAAGACTCCAAACAAGTACCGGCTGTTGTGGAGTTTCTTATTGAACACTGTAGAGATATCTTTGGTGAAGATATACTTCATCTGTTAGGAGAACCACCAGAACGAGATCCTTTACGACAAGACAGTGGAGCAGAGGAGTCTGATAGCCTGCATAGTCTTCATAGCGGTCATAGTTTACACAGTTCAAGCGGAATGAGGAGAGACGACAGCAGTATAGACTCCCTTGAACGAGAATTATTAGAAGGTGAATTGTCTCCTCTgccaagaaaagataaaatgtccTTAACAAATTTAAGTCGTGACTCTGGATTAACTATGAGTGATTCACAACTTTATACACCTGATGAGGAAGAAAGTGAATCTACAAGTTCTGGACATTCTGGGGCTGACAAAAGTGTTAGTAACTATAGTAGTGGTGGACAATCGGAAAGATCTGGCGATAGAATTCAGCATTATACTGCACCACACAATCCACATGCAATCTATGCAGCTGTGTATCGTCGCCCTGAAAAGATGCCTGTAGAGTATGATGATCCAGAGGGCTATTATGCGGCTCCAAGTCGCGACCATGCAAGAATTCAAGTTACCTATTCTAATTCTGGATATCCATATAACTCTCACGGTCATGGGAAAGAATACGCTCGTGTGTACCAAAGTCGCCAAGACAGGCTTGGTGATGTTTATAGGAAGAGTCAAGATGAGGAGGCAATTTACAGTATCCCAGTTGGTGCAGCAGGAAACATGATAAATCCCCCACCTTTCATTGTAAATTCCAATTTCCAGAGACATGATTGGATGAGACGCCGTTCTAATCTGCGCAAAGTTTCACGTTCAAGCAGCGGCGAAGGAGGCCTGGTTCGATCAACGTCCGAGGAATCTCTTTTAAATAAGTATAATGGCCTAGATTATGGAGTGTCTCTTGGTCCTGCTGGTGTTGCTAACAAGAGACCAGCACAGCATGGAAAAGGTAGagctcctcctccaccccctgaGGAGCAAGATGATTGCACAACGAGCCTTGCTGGTCGTGAGTCTCCCATACGCAGATCAAAGTCTGCACATTACTTAACTGAGCCATCTCGTGATGAACGAGCTGGCCGCTCTCCTGACAACACACCTGCGGTTTCCAGGTCATCATCTCACGATGCGGTTTCATGGCAGAGGTCACGCTCTACACCACAAATTCATGATGAAGCAGATCGATCATATGATTCTTCCACTTTGAGTGATGATGATTCAACTCCTCATGTCTCTCGATCCAATTCACGGGGTAAGGAATGTGGTGGTGGGGGTTTGAATACCTGGGATGTAGTCTACGGTACAGAACAGGCTCCGTCTGATTCTGGTGAATCTCATAATTCATGTAATTCTTCATTTAAAAGTGAAAGAACTGGCAGCATGTGTACAGTAGTGTCAGCAGGCAGCACTTCTACCATAGGTTCAAATCCCCCGTCATATGAAGAAGCACTTAATAGAAAATCCTTAATGTACAAAAGTGGCCCTCATCAGTGCCATCAAGCACAAAGTTCCCCTGCTGGTAAAGACTGTCAATTCCCAGAACATGctattagagaagaaaaagtgaaatctGCCAGAGCTAAACAGTTGTATGAAGAATCACTTagaatatatcaagaagaaaatacATACCCTGGTGATTTAGTACGTGCCTCCCCAGCACATGCTGATGTTAGTGATGAATATGAGAAGCCCCCGCCTTTGCCTCCCAAGTCTGAGCCACCTCCCTTGCCCCCAAAGCAGAGGGGCAGCCGTAGGTTAAGTGAAGGATTAAATCGTCTAAAACATCTGCCTCCTGTGCACGTAGAAACTCACAATCGTAAATCTCGATCAGTGTCTTCTATTCCTGCTTCGTACAGTTGTGACCCCCCTTATCACAAAACCATTATATGTACAGATGATTCCCCACCTTTACTTCCTCCTAAGGAGCGAACTGTAATAGAAATTGAATCGGTTTATTTACCAGTGCCTGAATCTCGTGTAAGACAGACAACAAGTAGAGCAGTGTCGCCTCCTAGAGTGGAAAAGAAAAGCATAGAGACACAAACTGATGATTATGATCTTGACGATGAAGTGAAAGATGAAGGAATCCAAACATCAGGATCATGGGGCATGGAACCCCACGTGACATCCGTGTCTGTTTCTGATCAGTCATCTCGCACTGACAAGCATCGGAGTAGAGCAAGGAGAAGAGACTCTTCAGCTTCTCAAAGAAGCAAAAGTGTCCCCACTCGTGAAAACGTTCCGCCACAGCATCCAGAGTCAGATGATGACAATGACGACGATGATTGGGAATATGCATCGCCCCTCCAGGACTATCCTGGTGCACCCACTGCTCTCCGTGACCTCCGTCAACTTGATCCAGAACTTCGCCAAGAAATTAGTTGGTCAGTATCACAACTTCGTGCAATATTTGGCGATTCTTTAAATGGCGCCAAAGTGCACCCACCTCCCTACCGCCCTCCACCTTCACACCGTGCTCCCATAACATCTTATCACTTGGGAGCGGGCGACTCGTTTTCTTCAAGAAAGTCAAGACCGCATTCTAACTATGGTGAAGAATCATATGTTTAGTGTTATGAGCACCTCTGCCTCATTCTGCCCACCGCGCTTACAATAATGACTGGCTGCGCCGTGCTGCCTACACCGCCACAACTAACACAAGCCAACTCTGTTAGATTATCTCTCTAAAATACTAAATGCTCAAGATCACAGgctttttttgtacagtatatgtaatatattatgtaaattttgtaCAGAGTTACACTCTAAGTCATACAAATAAGGACCTTGAAACATTTAAATGTGTGGTAGCAATGCAACTTTAAGGATAGGTATTGTCACTGTAGTCATCTGGAAGTTGCCATTTCTGTCACATCTCCTCTCCACCAAACTTTTGTAAAGAACATTTAACTAACTAtactattattgtttatatattgttaataaaacCGGAGATTTATCTACGTATTTCATCACCCGCTTTTCACACTGAGATATGGTATAACTTAACGCCAGATAACATTGTGGACATAATGCCAGATAAGTCCACAATATTGAGTAATTTATAACATAACATTGTGATTTCTTTAATCCCATACTATACACAAAAGAATATGTATACTTATGAAACTAAGTGAATATATACAGTTGCTAACAGCATCACTTACGTTCCTAAGAaactatataagaaaaaaaaatttaaacttttttcaaaGTCTGAATGAAGTAAGCCATCATCACATGCAAAATTAACATCCAGATGACCGAATTCTCCAGTAGGTTACATAATTGacatgcaaatcctgtggtgaCCACAATATGGCCCCAAAATTACAAATGGCtattaataaaattctaaaattaagaAAGTGTTCAAAATGAGGAAACTACATTAACTAGAGATTGCCTAACATTGTCTCAGCAACCTGTAATATCTCCATTAGTTGTATACCTGTGCTCCATCTTTATTTTGGGGATATCTTATCttatgatttatgaaatataGGGTACAAGTATTTACATATTTGGATGGCTTGCTAATCACTGACTACGACAGTATTACATATAACTGTTTGTTTCAGGCTAACATCACTGATGTAAGGAAATGTAAACCAGAACAAAAGAGTAATTCAGTGTCTTAATAATAACCCACTGCTGAGAAATCATTtgaggaaggaaatgaaaatatggcTGTATACAACTCCAATACAGTAAATCTCCCGTATTTGCCGGGGATGCGGTAcacgcgaatagctaaaatctgcaaatacttaaaacccctctaaaaacacttagaactgcctattttgagagtttaaacacaataaaaatcctctaaaaatacttatacctgagtattttaatagttttatcacaaaaagtgcatttagtcatgaaaatacagtaattagtgaatatttctcagtgaaaaataccacaaacgggcgaattttccacgaataatgtgtagaTACGTTCTAcggagaaatccgcgaatatggGGGCTTTACTGTATTATCCCCTAGAAGCATCAATTTTCATGCAAAATATAATGGTCTACAAGAGAAAACACAACTtgtatttctttggaaatttctgCTTCCATATATCAACACAGAGAAGGCATGTTAATTATGAACAGAACCCACAATAAAATGGAGCCAAAATAAGAATCTCATGATACTGAAGTTACTTTTCACATGTTGGAAACAAAGTACACAGAGTAATGCATTAATTCCATCATTTTGTCTAAAAGAGAAATACAGTATCGTTGTCCAATGGCTATATGACTTAAGATGAACCATgggctttttaaatgaaaaaaagaaaatagtatacAGGAATGCCACCAGTTagtaaaatattgtattaaacCAAAGCAGCTCATTTCATTCCTAAAGTCTAGTAATGTGTTATGACCACAAATTATTGTTCTGAACAATTATGAACCAAGACCACAGTTTAATACTCACAACTCTGTAGAAATCTCATCCAAAAAAGTgaagaagtcgagaagttaaagagggcattgtgactattacaattacatatgagGATCCCAGGGCAGTTACCACCGTGAGTAACAGCACTGCTCCTCCCCTAGCTGGGCCTCCTTGGTGAAAGCGACTTCATCCTGGATGAGATTTACATTTGTTATATGGCGAACACTTCAAACCTCCCTACAACTTCTggcaaaaatcaaacaaattctaAGGGGTTGGGAACTGACTGCTCACAATCAGTCCTCTGATTTTTTGGGATTTTCTGACTTTGCTAGTTCAGAGACCATGAGCCCAACTACTCCCCTAGAAATCTCCTCATCCCTATCCTCTTTTACTATGTCACCTGTCATTGAATCACACAATATTCCATTTTCCATCGCAGAACTCACCTCAGCACTCACATCTTTTCAGAACCACATGTGAAGGCCCTGACAATATCCACAACCAAATGCTCCAACACCGTCAAATTCCATAActttttttctatcattattgAATGGAATATGGACAAAAGGTAAATTTCTCTAGCAGTGGCACAAAACCCGCATCGTCCCCttttcaaaaccaaacaaagcaGGAAATGCACCCCAAGACTATCGACCTATTTCTCTAAGCAGGTGCTTGTGTAAATTACtagaaagaatgataaattttCTCCTAATGTGGCatttagaattaaaacaactttCTTCATCTCAATTTGGCTAGAGACGAGGCAGAGCACAGCAAACCCTCTTGCACACAGAATCTTGCATCCAAACAGCTTTTACTTCTAAACAATCAGTccttgcagttttcttttacttagaaaaagcatacgataccaACTACTTCAGTTTGATATAAAAGGTAATATGGGTATTTTCATCCAAACTTTTCTTAGCAACTGAACCTTCCTTGTACGCAtaaactcttccatttctttaCCCTTCACTCAATATAAAGGAGTTCCCCAAGGCTGTGTTCTTAGCACTACCCTAATTCTTATAGCCATTGATGGTATTATAGCATCCCATCCAGCAGGAGTTAGGTCTTCCCTTTTGTGTCGATGATCTCGCATCTTATCCTGCCGATTCCTCAATCCCTAAGCTCCACTCACTTATGCAGTCTGCCATTCTAGCTGCTTCTTCATGGGCTACTAGACATGGATTCCTCTTTTCCACCAATAAgactttttctgttcttttctctcGCTCCCAAACAGTATCTCTGATGCCACTTTTGCTTTACAATTCAcccatacagtactgtactagtgGTAAATTCCCTGGTTTAATTTTTGATTCCCGCCTTACCTGGAAGGAACACAtcctatcaactaaaaaaaactgctctccaTCTTTGCCTCTTTCAAATTTTATCCCACATTACCTAGGGTGCTGACCATAAAACACTTCTGCATCTACAAGTAGTCCTCATT
This region of Macrobrachium rosenbergii isolate ZJJX-2024 chromosome 39, ASM4041242v1, whole genome shotgun sequence genomic DNA includes:
- the LOC136825629 gene encoding uncharacterized protein isoform X2 — protein: METSETDSPVKTDLTLRARWAYDDARTMRGFRRRLSESARDAHGDGFYRLARLSSGLRRRLSGSTRDLFSSVVSPVGTSFDEVNKLSPNDMRQQLSASMKDLLLHGGIGGAGGFRGEDGIPEGIGRRLSRRLSLLADTVANRADLTRGSLRARLPNLRRSRSFSVGVILPDSSTRTVICEGGQTAGQAMSSLVQELRLTTYSLALADSQAEVDLDAPAHLLDGDTVILRDAIDTYDPSTELEPRLRIAVVMAATERTLCGRLRCVEEVYGRHLRRLSSVTPEEHDILFRSVEPLMEASQALVKRLDAAIVGWNSEESSFGSVFVDEMWDVYEAYLDQYQQAIRILREKHSNDEEFVALCKLRRGAARHSLIHLLHLPVERLSDYEKHFASLLVDTHPDHPDRHHLSHHHDRLTQLVRRGEEEENEIERIQDLFPHDDLRLYERDPVTQKMKGLMRKRSTTAARLQRAFSAKGLRGPDHQQNNNRDAANNNNTNNAANTSGLPPNRTREGRPKRQFIMETPVTFTTGVQSQERHLFLFSDLLLVAKARSGGNFKLKEKVRVSEMWLSSCLDDVAEVAKSHDTSFVMGWPTTNVVASFSCVATKDLWYNKLSQVMTEEREKEQPTTTIQVTYYDPVNSIDFSKTVNIGSTTTARECVSLTLDHLEMGDADSSQFQLWVKTGVDDSPYPLIGHEFPFAIKMNCVRDLLQDCDTEQCNNLYNTELVTRCQFILRQARKLSFESPEGMKKVSKKARKSPIRIHRVFKRSNSKGDSLDGGVNNCTGVLYGRSLMKLVEPDMMLPKPVMDMLTQLFLKGPFTVGIFRKSANARLVRELREKLDSGDVEGTVDLDNVQITVVAALLKEFLRSMPDCLLVSDLYEEWLELTHIAGFRERISQTLLLCSRLPRAHLKLLQHFLCVLHHIVRRASENMMSASNLAVCVGPSILWPSSPVLALSPEDSKQVPAVVEFLIEHCRDIFGEDILHLLGEPPERDPLRQDSGAEESDSLHSLHSGHSLHSSSGMRRDDSSIDSLERELLEGELSPLPRKDKMSLTNLSRDSGLTMSDSQLYTPDEEESESTSSGHSGADKSVSNYSSGGQSERSGDRIQHYTAPHNPHAIYAAVYRRPEKMPVEYDDPEGYYAAPSRDHARIQVTYSNSGYPYNSHGHGKEYARVYQSRQDRLGDVYRKSQDEEAIYSIPVGAAGNMINPPPFIVNSNFQRHDWMRRRSNLRKVSRSSSGEGGLVRSTSEESLLNKYNGLDYGVSLGPAGVANKRPAQHGKGRAPPPPPEEQDDCTTSLAGRESPIRRSKSAHYLTEPSRDERAGRSPDNTPAVSRSSSHDAVSWQRSRSTPQIHDEADRSYDSSTLSDDDSTPHVSRSNSRGKECGGGGLNTWDVVYGTEQAPSDSGESHNSCNSSFKSERTGSMCTVVSAGSTSTIGSNPPSYEEALNRKSLMYKSGPHQCHQAQSSPAGKDCQFPEHAIREEKVKSARAKQLYEESLRIYQEENTYPGDLVRASPAHADVSDEYEKPPPLPPKSEPPPLPPKQRGSRRLSEGLNRLKHLPPVHVETHNRKSRSVSSIPASYSCDPPYHKTIICTDDSPPLLPPKERTVIEIESVYLPVPESRVRQTTSRAVSPPRVEKKSIETQTDDYDLDDEVKDEGIQTSGSWGMEPHVTSVSVSDQSSRTDKHRSRARRRDSSASQRSKSVPTRENVPPQHPESDDDNDDDDWEYASPLQDYPGAPTALRDLRQLDPELRQEISWSVSQLRAIFGDSLNGAKVHPPPYRPPPSHRAPITSYHLGAGDSFSSRKSRPHSNYGEESYV